From the Arthrobacter sp. PM3 genome, one window contains:
- a CDS encoding nuclear transport factor 2 family protein yields MTDRDDFLTWVKTTLHEAELALHNGDAAPRRAIWSRNEPVSILGAWRNANGQTELEELFSLLAASFSDCTAHAFELQAYDVVGDMAYTAGLEHTSASVDGKPRTYTLRATQVYRRENGEWRVAHRHADTVAE; encoded by the coding sequence ATGACTGACCGGGACGACTTCCTGACGTGGGTCAAAACCACGCTGCATGAGGCCGAACTCGCCCTTCACAACGGCGACGCGGCACCGCGCCGGGCGATCTGGTCACGAAACGAGCCCGTCAGCATTCTGGGCGCATGGCGCAATGCCAACGGGCAGACGGAACTGGAGGAACTTTTCAGCCTCCTGGCCGCCAGTTTCTCCGACTGCACCGCGCACGCGTTCGAGCTCCAGGCGTACGACGTCGTGGGGGACATGGCGTACACCGCGGGCCTGGAGCACACCTCCGCCTCCGTCGATGGAAAGCCGCGCACCTACACTTTGCGCGCCACCCAGGTGTACCGGCGTGAAAACGGCGAGTGGAGGGTGGCCCACCGTCATGCGGACACTGTTGCCGAATGA
- a CDS encoding MFS transporter: MKPEPTTASRPAAILAIILTSYFMILLDNSVIFTALPSLQADLRLSTGELSWVQDAYTLVFGGLLLLGARAGDLLGRRRIFVFGLVVFSIASLLIGVAPAGWWAITGRAVQGIGAAIVAPASLSLLTASFPEGRERTRAVALYGATAGIGASLGLVIGGALAHWISWRAGFFVNVPIGAAMIILAPRFIPETGRARGRFDGFGALSATLGVGALVFGIINTVDAGWASPVTVTAVTAGIVFLVVFVLIERGAAQPIMPLRLFASRRRTGAYVARFLYLGAMIGFFFFTTQFLQEVLGFDPLQAGIGFLPMTAVNFAVAMSIPRLVGRMPGSVPLLAGILLTLAGMFWLSRAGVDSAYLTGVALPMILIGAGQGLAFAPLTSFGIIGAPAADAGAASGLVNTFHQVGTCLGLGIAVAAAATVPAGPAVAHLAAQVSVALTTGSILLLLALAVTAALILPAELATRRTRTLPEERPAPVAQPAR, translated from the coding sequence ATGAAACCTGAACCGACCACCGCTTCCCGCCCGGCAGCGATCCTGGCGATCATCCTCACCAGCTACTTCATGATCCTGCTGGACAACTCGGTCATCTTCACCGCCCTGCCGAGCCTCCAGGCTGACCTGCGTTTGAGCACCGGGGAGCTCTCCTGGGTCCAGGATGCGTACACGCTGGTCTTTGGCGGCCTGCTGCTCCTCGGCGCCCGGGCCGGGGACCTGCTCGGACGGCGGCGGATCTTCGTGTTCGGGCTGGTGGTGTTCTCGATCGCGTCGCTACTGATCGGAGTGGCACCGGCGGGCTGGTGGGCGATCACCGGCCGGGCCGTTCAGGGTATTGGGGCCGCGATCGTCGCGCCCGCCTCGCTGTCCCTGCTCACGGCGAGCTTCCCCGAGGGCCGCGAGCGCACCCGGGCCGTCGCGTTGTACGGCGCGACCGCCGGGATCGGGGCCAGCCTCGGCCTGGTGATCGGCGGGGCGCTGGCCCACTGGATCTCCTGGCGGGCCGGGTTCTTCGTCAACGTCCCCATCGGCGCCGCGATGATCATTCTCGCTCCGCGGTTCATCCCGGAAACCGGACGGGCCCGCGGCCGCTTCGACGGCTTCGGCGCGCTCAGCGCCACACTGGGTGTCGGCGCCCTCGTGTTCGGCATCATCAACACCGTCGATGCGGGGTGGGCTTCCCCGGTGACGGTCACGGCCGTCACCGCCGGCATCGTGTTCCTGGTCGTGTTCGTCCTGATCGAACGCGGGGCGGCCCAGCCGATCATGCCGCTGCGGCTGTTCGCGAGCCGCCGCCGCACCGGAGCCTATGTCGCCCGCTTCCTCTACTTGGGTGCGATGATCGGGTTCTTCTTCTTCACCACCCAGTTCCTGCAGGAAGTGCTCGGCTTCGACCCGCTGCAGGCCGGCATCGGGTTCCTCCCCATGACGGCGGTCAACTTCGCCGTCGCGATGAGCATCCCTCGGCTGGTCGGCCGGATGCCGGGCTCGGTTCCGCTGCTGGCCGGGATCCTGCTCACCCTCGCCGGGATGTTCTGGCTCAGCCGCGCCGGCGTCGACTCGGCATACCTGACCGGGGTGGCCCTGCCCATGATCCTCATCGGGGCCGGGCAGGGCCTGGCCTTCGCGCCCCTGACCTCGTTCGGCATCATCGGCGCCCCCGCGGCCGACGCCGGCGCGGCCTCGGGCCTGGTCAACACCTTCCACCAGGTGGGCACCTGCCTCGGGCTCGGCATCGCGGTCGCGGCCGCAGCGACCGTCCCCGCCGGTCCCGCCGTAGCGCACCTGGCCGCACAGGTCAGCGTGGCGCTCACAACGGGCAGCATCCTCCTGCTTCTGGCTCTGGCCGTCACCGCCGCCCTCATCCTGCCCGCGGAGCTGGCTACCCGCCGGACCCGGACACTGCCCGAGGAACGACCGGCGCCAGTGGCCCAGCCGGCCCGCTGA
- a CDS encoding amidohydrolase family protein yields the protein MSHTPDLVIAHGTVVNSFGRQEAHVVVHGGKIIGLVDASEPVPAAARTVDAAGRMVIPGGVDGHCHVAQVTGRFRTLDDYRTTSTAALWGGTTTIIDFGIPRDSRETPLAAVLHKKELARESRCDVALHGSVIQWDETVPWQLEQLAAEGVRSVKMYTTNRGSTMADGDTILKVMREMVRLDGLTYIHAEHDPIIADCTQQHADDGRIGVEHLHRTRPELAEEISVRETLAMAGYTGAPVYFVHQSTPGAVDLVAEARSHGQEAYSETCPHYLTLDDTVYGSVMPEWYACCPPMRSAETVAALRERLADGAIHTVASDHSCYDLTQKRERTDDIREMPHGLPGVETRMPVTFTAMMNADGGARVEDFVEVFAAGPARINALPGKGTIAAGFDADLVIFDPAQERTVDGGALHMGTDFSPFDGRTLTGWPAVVVSAGQVVLDADGFHDPGPVGRFVARNGFREHQAAAAGAVTVPATR from the coding sequence ATGTCCCACACCCCAGACCTTGTCATTGCCCACGGCACCGTGGTCAACAGTTTCGGCCGCCAGGAGGCCCACGTCGTGGTGCACGGCGGGAAAATCATCGGGCTCGTCGACGCGTCCGAGCCCGTCCCCGCGGCCGCGCGGACCGTCGACGCCGCCGGCCGGATGGTGATTCCCGGCGGCGTGGACGGCCACTGCCACGTCGCCCAGGTGACCGGGCGGTTCCGCACCCTGGACGACTACCGCACCACCTCCACCGCCGCCCTCTGGGGCGGGACCACCACGATCATCGACTTCGGCATCCCCCGCGACTCCCGCGAGACCCCGCTGGCCGCGGTCCTGCACAAGAAGGAACTGGCCCGCGAATCCCGCTGCGACGTCGCGCTCCACGGCTCCGTCATCCAGTGGGACGAGACCGTGCCGTGGCAGCTCGAACAGCTCGCCGCGGAGGGCGTCCGGTCGGTCAAGATGTACACCACCAACCGGGGCTCCACCATGGCCGACGGCGATACAATCCTGAAGGTCATGCGTGAGATGGTCCGGCTCGACGGCCTGACCTACATCCATGCCGAGCACGACCCCATCATTGCCGACTGCACGCAGCAGCACGCCGACGACGGCCGGATCGGCGTCGAGCACCTGCACCGGACCCGGCCCGAACTCGCGGAGGAAATCTCCGTCCGGGAGACCCTGGCGATGGCCGGGTACACCGGCGCGCCCGTCTACTTTGTGCACCAGTCCACCCCGGGCGCCGTGGACCTCGTCGCCGAGGCCCGAAGCCACGGCCAGGAGGCCTACTCCGAAACGTGCCCGCACTACCTCACCCTGGACGACACCGTCTACGGTTCGGTGATGCCGGAGTGGTACGCCTGCTGCCCGCCGATGCGCAGCGCCGAGACCGTCGCCGCGCTCCGGGAACGGCTGGCCGACGGCGCCATCCACACGGTCGCCTCCGACCACTCCTGCTACGACCTCACGCAGAAGCGGGAACGCACGGACGACATCCGCGAAATGCCGCACGGCCTCCCGGGCGTCGAAACCCGCATGCCCGTCACCTTCACCGCCATGATGAACGCCGACGGCGGCGCCCGGGTGGAGGACTTCGTCGAGGTGTTCGCCGCCGGCCCGGCCCGGATCAATGCCCTGCCCGGCAAGGGAACCATCGCCGCGGGGTTCGACGCCGACCTCGTGATCTTCGATCCGGCGCAGGAACGCACGGTCGACGGCGGTGCGCTGCACATGGGCACCGACTTCTCCCCGTTCGATGGCCGGACGCTCACGGGCTGGCCCGCCGTCGTCGTCTCCGCCGGACAGGTGGTGCTGGACGCCGACGGCTTCCATGACCCCGGCCCGGTGGGCCGATTCGTGGCCCGCAACGGCTTCCGCGAACACCAGGCCGCCGCAGCCGGCGCAGTCACCGTCCCCGCCACCCGTTAG
- a CDS encoding helix-turn-helix transcriptional regulator has translation MTHSDDVRKFLTSRRARITPEEAGLPVYGGNRRVAGLRREEVAMLAGMSIDYYIRLERGNLAGASDSVLEALGRALKLDDAETAHLFDLARAATASPRVRRKRSPQTVRPSVQRVIDAITTAPAWVRNDRGDVLAANELGRALYLDMMAEKTTPPNSARFTFLNPKAREFFADWERSADDIVAVLRSTAGKNPYDKDLTDLIGELSTRSEEFRTRWARHDVKYHRTGRKRLHHPIVGDLDLSFEALELPADPGLRINVYTADPATPSEDALKVLASWAATQRETTQAAVTEKK, from the coding sequence ATGACACACAGCGACGACGTGCGGAAATTCCTGACCTCCCGCCGTGCACGGATCACACCCGAGGAGGCCGGCCTGCCGGTCTATGGGGGTAACCGGCGAGTTGCCGGGCTGCGCCGCGAAGAAGTCGCCATGCTCGCCGGGATGAGCATCGATTACTACATCCGACTTGAGCGCGGAAACCTCGCCGGCGCCTCCGACAGCGTCCTCGAAGCGCTCGGGCGGGCTTTGAAGCTTGACGACGCCGAGACGGCCCACTTGTTCGACCTCGCCCGCGCGGCCACCGCCTCCCCGCGGGTGCGGCGCAAGCGCAGCCCGCAGACCGTCCGGCCGAGCGTCCAGCGCGTCATCGATGCGATCACGACGGCGCCGGCCTGGGTCCGGAACGATCGCGGGGATGTCCTCGCCGCCAACGAACTCGGCCGCGCCCTCTACCTGGACATGATGGCAGAAAAGACCACCCCGCCGAACAGTGCACGCTTCACCTTCCTGAACCCGAAAGCGCGGGAGTTCTTCGCCGACTGGGAACGCAGCGCGGACGACATCGTCGCGGTCCTGCGATCCACGGCCGGCAAGAACCCCTACGACAAGGACCTCACGGACCTGATCGGTGAGCTCTCAACCCGCAGCGAGGAATTCCGCACCCGGTGGGCCCGGCACGACGTGAAGTACCACCGCACCGGCCGCAAACGGCTCCACCACCCGATTGTCGGGGACTTGGACCTGAGCTTCGAAGCGCTGGAACTCCCCGCCGACCCCGGACTGCGCATCAACGTCTACACGGCAGATCCCGCCACGCCCTCCGAGGACGCACTGAAAGTGCTCGCCAGCTGGGCCGCCACCCAGCGCGAAACAACCCAGGCCGCAGTCACGGAGAAGAAATGA
- a CDS encoding YciI family protein, producing the protein MTKYLISFPSAAMVVPEEELQAVSDASHTVVQEAKDAGVWVFGGGIDESIPPVMVDADGTVREGTYPQTARIQGGYSVLELPSYDAALEWAAKFAASCRCAQEVRAFQYDPAS; encoded by the coding sequence ATGACCAAGTATCTGATCTCATTTCCCAGTGCCGCCATGGTTGTCCCGGAAGAAGAGCTGCAGGCCGTTTCGGATGCCTCGCACACCGTGGTCCAGGAGGCGAAGGACGCCGGCGTCTGGGTGTTCGGCGGCGGCATCGATGAGAGTATCCCGCCCGTCATGGTCGACGCCGACGGGACAGTGCGGGAGGGCACCTATCCGCAGACGGCCCGGATCCAGGGCGGCTACTCGGTGCTGGAGTTGCCCTCCTACGATGCGGCCTTGGAGTGGGCCGCCAAGTTCGCTGCCAGCTGCCGCTGCGCGCAGGAGGTGCGCGCTTTCCAGTACGACCCCGCCAGCTAG
- the uraD gene encoding 2-oxo-4-hydroxy-4-carboxy-5-ureidoimidazoline decarboxylase — protein MLLEDFNAAGRAEAADTLRPCLDIDRWIEEIVDSRPFGSSASLLDTAARAAEPFTGQEVEAALAHHPRIGERAAGNSTEARLSQREQAGLGAADPAVAAAIAEGNRNYEEKFGQVFLIRAAGRSREEILAALTTRLSHTPEQEQAIIGQQLREIAVLRLEGLISA, from the coding sequence ATGCTGTTGGAAGACTTTAACGCGGCCGGACGCGCGGAGGCCGCCGACACCCTGCGCCCCTGCCTGGACATTGACCGGTGGATTGAGGAAATCGTCGACTCCCGGCCCTTCGGCAGCAGCGCGAGCCTGCTCGACACCGCCGCCCGCGCGGCGGAACCCTTCACCGGCCAGGAAGTGGAAGCCGCACTGGCCCACCATCCCCGCATCGGCGAACGGGCCGCAGGCAACAGCACGGAGGCCCGGCTGTCCCAGCGGGAGCAGGCAGGCCTCGGTGCGGCCGACCCCGCCGTCGCCGCAGCCATCGCCGAAGGCAACCGGAACTACGAGGAAAAGTTCGGCCAGGTCTTCCTGATCCGCGCCGCCGGCCGCAGCCGCGAGGAGATCCTGGCGGCCCTCACCACCCGGCTTTCCCACACCCCCGAACAAGAGCAGGCCATCATCGGCCAGCAGCTGCGCGAAATCGCGGTACTCCGGCTCGAAGGACTGATCAGCGCATGA
- the uraH gene encoding hydroxyisourate hydrolase has protein sequence MSTSHVTTHVLDTGSGRPAAHVAVALDMLDGERWVTLATGTTDDDGRVKTLGPEKLATGTYRLTFGTGAYYAATGTETFFPEVALTFAVSETQPHYHVPLLLSPFAYSTYRGS, from the coding sequence ATGAGCACCTCCCACGTCACCACCCACGTCCTGGACACCGGCTCCGGCCGGCCCGCCGCGCACGTCGCCGTCGCGCTGGACATGCTCGACGGCGAGCGCTGGGTCACGCTCGCCACCGGCACCACCGACGACGACGGGCGCGTCAAGACACTCGGGCCGGAGAAACTGGCCACCGGGACCTACCGCCTGACCTTCGGGACCGGGGCCTACTACGCCGCCACCGGGACCGAGACCTTCTTCCCCGAGGTCGCACTGACCTTCGCCGTGTCCGAGACCCAGCCGCACTACCATGTGCCGCTCCTGCTGAGCCCCTTCGCGTACTCCACGTACCGGGGCAGCTGA
- a CDS encoding zinc-dependent alcohol dehydrogenase family protein, with protein MRATLMYGAGDVRVETVPNPAIQEPTDAIVRIVAGCICGSDLWPYASRPESAEGSRMGHEFVGIVEELGAEVTGLAIGDFVIAPFVASDGTCDFCKEGLQTSCRHGAHWGGHDDGGQGEFARVPQASGTLVVVPAGFDEQLIPSLLSLSDVMSTGYHAAKKAGIKPGQTVTVIGDGAVGLSAVLSAKLMGASRIILMGRHEARTDLGREFGATDVVAERGEEGIAKVKQLTDGDGTHVVLEAVGLKPALETAIGVVRDGGVISRVGAPQFSEVPLGFPEFMRNITLTGGVAPARAYIEELLPLVLDGTIEPGKVFDRTVGLDGVPAGYQAMANREALKVLVRP; from the coding sequence ATGCGAGCAACACTGATGTACGGCGCCGGAGACGTGCGCGTCGAAACCGTCCCCAACCCCGCCATCCAGGAACCCACCGACGCGATCGTGCGCATCGTTGCCGGCTGCATCTGCGGCAGTGACCTGTGGCCCTACGCCTCGAGGCCAGAGTCCGCTGAGGGATCCCGTATGGGCCACGAATTCGTCGGCATCGTCGAAGAACTCGGCGCCGAGGTGACCGGCCTGGCGATCGGTGACTTTGTCATCGCACCATTTGTCGCGTCCGACGGCACCTGCGACTTCTGCAAGGAGGGCCTGCAGACCTCCTGCCGTCACGGCGCCCACTGGGGCGGCCACGACGACGGCGGCCAGGGCGAGTTCGCCCGGGTCCCGCAGGCATCGGGCACCCTCGTCGTGGTCCCCGCCGGCTTCGATGAGCAGCTGATCCCGTCACTGTTGAGCCTCTCCGACGTCATGTCCACCGGCTACCACGCGGCCAAGAAGGCCGGCATCAAACCCGGCCAGACGGTCACCGTGATCGGCGACGGCGCAGTCGGCCTCTCCGCCGTTCTCTCGGCCAAGCTCATGGGCGCCTCGCGCATCATCCTCATGGGCCGGCACGAGGCCCGCACCGACCTCGGCCGCGAATTCGGCGCCACCGATGTTGTGGCCGAGCGGGGCGAGGAGGGCATCGCCAAGGTTAAGCAGCTCACCGACGGTGACGGAACCCACGTCGTGCTCGAAGCCGTAGGCCTGAAGCCTGCGCTCGAGACGGCAATCGGCGTCGTCCGTGACGGCGGCGTCATCAGCCGTGTGGGTGCGCCGCAGTTCTCCGAAGTCCCGCTCGGGTTCCCCGAGTTCATGCGCAACATCACGCTCACCGGAGGCGTCGCACCGGCGCGCGCCTACATCGAGGAACTGCTGCCGCTCGTGCTCGACGGAACCATCGAACCGGGCAAGGTCTTCGACCGCACCGTCGGCCTGGACGGCGTTCCTGCCGGCTACCAGGCCATGGCCAACCGCGAAGCGCTCAAAGTACTCGTCCGCCCGTAA
- a CDS encoding aspartate/glutamate racemase family protein, with amino-acid sequence MKLLVINPNISADVTALIDAESRRSASPGTELVVRTAGHGVEYIETRFESLIAAGAVAEIIAEYTRDGSGAGIDGVVVAAFGDPGMPALKELTDIPVIGITEAALCAAALQGHRFSIIAISDRIRPWYLDCVERFGLGGRLASIRSINESLNGIGSVQQDFKQTLLELSREAVTRDGADVVILAGAPLAGLARDLAGQIPVPVVDGISAGIQMAQSLVNLQSGPHRAGAFAPPPAKPRTGLSDNLDAAIATAQNATHNAARHAPRPAVPSR; translated from the coding sequence ATGAAACTCCTCGTCATCAACCCCAACATCAGCGCCGACGTCACGGCCCTGATCGACGCCGAATCCCGGCGTTCGGCCTCGCCCGGCACGGAGCTCGTGGTCCGCACGGCCGGGCACGGCGTCGAATACATTGAGACCCGCTTCGAATCCCTGATCGCCGCCGGCGCCGTCGCCGAAATCATCGCCGAATACACCCGGGACGGATCCGGCGCCGGGATCGACGGCGTCGTGGTCGCGGCGTTCGGTGACCCCGGCATGCCGGCGCTGAAGGAACTGACCGACATCCCGGTCATCGGGATCACCGAGGCGGCCCTGTGCGCGGCCGCCCTGCAGGGCCACCGGTTCTCCATCATCGCCATTTCCGACCGGATCCGGCCCTGGTACCTGGACTGCGTGGAACGGTTCGGCCTCGGCGGCCGGCTCGCCTCGATCCGGTCCATCAACGAATCCCTCAACGGCATCGGCTCCGTCCAGCAGGACTTCAAGCAGACACTGCTGGAGCTCAGCCGCGAGGCCGTCACCCGGGACGGCGCCGACGTCGTCATCCTCGCCGGCGCGCCGCTCGCCGGCCTGGCCCGTGACCTCGCCGGCCAGATCCCCGTCCCGGTGGTGGACGGCATTTCCGCCGGCATCCAGATGGCCCAGTCGCTGGTCAACCTGCAGTCCGGACCGCACCGGGCCGGCGCCTTCGCGCCGCCGCCGGCCAAACCCCGCACGGGCCTGTCCGACAACCTCGACGCCGCCATCGCGACGGCGCAGAACGCCACCCACAACGCCGCCCGGCACGCCCCCCGCCCGGCCGTCCCCTCCCGCTAG
- a CDS encoding GntR family transcriptional regulator, which yields MLTADEPQDKERPLREAVRDTLRTRIFEGHYVPGTRLVERDLAAEFNVSRLPVREALRMLRQEGLISDRGARGAEVSTLSAKDVEDLFDVRQSLEVLACRLAATRATPEDLSALAALLDQADISLAKGAVMDAHRANSEFHDAITRIADNGFLRSALEPLQGRMHWLFRHVSDLPELIEEHRALYAAIASGDPDRAAAQSASHIDKYREQFPEDFRRTEPALHRKNT from the coding sequence ATGCTTACCGCAGACGAACCCCAGGACAAAGAACGCCCCCTCCGCGAGGCGGTCCGGGATACCCTCCGCACCAGGATCTTCGAAGGGCACTACGTTCCCGGCACCAGGCTGGTGGAACGCGACCTCGCCGCAGAATTCAACGTCTCGCGCCTCCCGGTCCGCGAGGCCCTGCGCATGCTGCGGCAGGAGGGCCTGATCAGCGACCGCGGCGCCCGCGGCGCCGAGGTGTCCACACTCAGCGCCAAGGACGTCGAGGACCTCTTCGACGTCCGCCAGTCGCTCGAGGTGCTGGCCTGCAGGCTGGCCGCCACCCGGGCCACGCCGGAGGACCTCAGCGCGCTGGCGGCTCTGCTGGACCAGGCGGACATATCCCTGGCCAAGGGTGCCGTCATGGATGCCCACCGGGCCAACAGCGAATTCCATGACGCCATCACCCGGATCGCGGACAACGGCTTCCTCAGGTCCGCACTCGAACCGCTCCAGGGCCGGATGCACTGGCTGTTCCGGCACGTGAGCGACCTCCCCGAACTCATCGAGGAACACCGTGCCCTCTACGCCGCGATCGCCAGCGGCGACCCGGACCGGGCCGCCGCCCAGTCGGCGTCGCACATCGACAAATACCGGGAGCAGTTTCCGGAGGATTTCCGCCGGACCGAACCCGCCTTGCATCGGAAGAACACATGA
- a CDS encoding aspartate/glutamate racemase family protein, giving the protein MPTATRPVRIGMIVPSSNTCLEPQSYRILGDRSDVTIHFARIQVTRIALDDSSDKQFDAPVMRAAAAILATADVDVIAWNGTSGSWLGAEHDRGIVQDIQDATGIRATTSTLAYMEAFRTFGTERIGLFTPYTEDVNRAIVASYERDGIKTLDHRFLGLSDNESFARVSDAEMRPGSLELAASNPDALVYLCTNLYGANIAEEIEAAMGVPVLDSVAVTLWHCLKMAGAPLLAPRWGRLLTSA; this is encoded by the coding sequence GTGCCAACAGCTACCCGCCCCGTCCGCATCGGCATGATCGTGCCGTCCTCCAACACCTGCCTTGAGCCGCAGAGCTACCGGATCCTGGGCGACCGCAGCGACGTCACGATCCACTTCGCGCGGATCCAGGTCACCCGGATCGCGCTCGACGATTCCTCCGACAAGCAGTTCGACGCCCCGGTGATGCGGGCCGCCGCCGCGATCCTGGCCACAGCCGACGTCGACGTCATCGCGTGGAACGGCACCTCCGGCTCCTGGCTGGGCGCCGAGCACGACCGTGGGATCGTCCAGGACATCCAGGACGCCACCGGCATCCGCGCCACCACCTCCACGCTCGCCTACATGGAGGCCTTCCGGACCTTCGGGACCGAACGGATCGGGCTCTTCACCCCCTACACGGAGGACGTCAACCGCGCGATCGTGGCCTCCTACGAACGGGACGGCATCAAGACGCTGGACCACCGGTTCCTGGGCCTGAGCGACAACGAGTCCTTCGCCCGGGTCTCCGACGCCGAAATGCGGCCCGGGTCGCTGGAACTCGCAGCTTCGAACCCGGACGCGCTCGTGTACCTGTGCACCAATCTCTACGGCGCCAACATCGCCGAGGAGATCGAAGCTGCCATGGGCGTCCCCGTCCTGGACTCGGTGGCCGTGACCCTGTGGCACTGCCTCAAGATGGCCGGAGCCCCGCTCCTCGCCCCGCGCTGGGGCCGGTTGCTGACCTCCGCCTGA
- a CDS encoding MFS transporter, with product MSLRNTEPPVQEDAVQDNAVQDSTAAAADAAHPKDRVQRRTNVRWKLFLLLLVLVSVNYIDRGSISVALPIIQKEFNMAPELVGLLLSAFFWTYALMQIPVGWLIDKFGPRKVMTASCVGWGAATAASGMAGGFLSMFIARLGIGVTEAGVMPAGGKLNAIWMHKSERGRGATILDAGAPLGAGLGGILIAGLIASTGSWRTSFVIAGVATVLMGLAVWWYVRDNPRQHRGVNDAEAAYIEASHAAEDAEAELDGSKGKRALLPYLKFRSFWAMCFGWLGFNGVFYGLLTWGPLYLAQAKGFDLKTIGWSTFVIFGAGFVGEILGGTIADKWRAAGASANRVMRTLLGISSVVVVGGLVGVTIVADPTTAVILLSVVMFFLRWVGLFWSIPSILGGRTNAGVLGGAMNFSGNISGFVTPIAVGLIVGATGSYTWALLYFVGSAVIMGASVLTLDYNKRLPV from the coding sequence GTGTCTCTTCGAAATACCGAACCCCCTGTCCAGGAAGACGCCGTCCAGGACAACGCCGTCCAGGACTCCACCGCAGCGGCCGCCGACGCCGCACACCCCAAGGACCGCGTGCAACGCCGCACCAACGTCCGCTGGAAGCTCTTCCTCCTCCTACTGGTCCTCGTCTCCGTAAACTACATCGACCGCGGCTCCATCTCGGTCGCGCTGCCCATCATCCAGAAGGAATTCAACATGGCCCCGGAGCTCGTGGGCCTCCTGCTCTCGGCCTTCTTCTGGACCTACGCGCTCATGCAGATCCCCGTGGGCTGGCTGATCGACAAGTTCGGCCCCCGCAAGGTCATGACCGCGTCCTGCGTCGGCTGGGGCGCCGCCACGGCAGCATCGGGCATGGCCGGCGGCTTCCTGAGCATGTTCATCGCTCGCCTGGGCATCGGCGTGACCGAGGCCGGCGTCATGCCGGCTGGCGGAAAACTGAACGCCATCTGGATGCACAAGTCCGAACGCGGCCGCGGCGCCACCATCCTGGACGCCGGTGCCCCCTTGGGCGCCGGGCTGGGCGGCATCCTCATCGCCGGCCTGATCGCCTCCACCGGCAGCTGGCGGACCTCCTTCGTCATCGCCGGTGTGGCCACGGTCCTCATGGGCCTTGCGGTCTGGTGGTACGTCCGGGACAACCCGCGCCAGCACCGCGGAGTCAACGACGCCGAGGCCGCGTACATCGAGGCCTCCCACGCGGCCGAGGACGCCGAAGCCGAGCTCGACGGCAGCAAGGGCAAGCGCGCCCTGCTCCCCTACCTGAAGTTCCGTTCCTTCTGGGCCATGTGCTTCGGCTGGCTGGGCTTCAACGGCGTGTTCTACGGCCTGCTGACCTGGGGCCCGCTCTACCTCGCCCAGGCCAAGGGCTTTGACCTGAAGACCATCGGCTGGTCCACGTTCGTGATCTTCGGCGCCGGGTTCGTCGGCGAAATCCTCGGCGGCACCATCGCGGACAAGTGGCGCGCCGCCGGAGCCTCCGCCAACCGGGTCATGCGGACCCTGCTGGGCATCTCCAGCGTCGTCGTGGTCGGCGGCCTGGTCGGCGTCACCATCGTGGCGGACCCGACGACGGCGGTCATCCTGCTCTCCGTCGTCATGTTCTTCCTGCGCTGGGTGGGCCTGTTCTGGAGCATCCCCTCGATCCTGGGCGGCCGCACCAACGCCGGAGTCCTGGGCGGTGCCATGAACTTCAGCGGCAACATCTCCGGCTTCGTCACCCCGATCGCCGTCGGCCTGATTGTCGGCGCCACGGGCTCCTACACCTGGGCGCTGCTGTACTTCGTGGGCTCGGCCGTCATCATGGGCGCCTCCGTGCTGACGCTGGACTACAACAAGCGGCTCCCTGTCTAA